In Pseudocalidococcus azoricus BACA0444, a single window of DNA contains:
- a CDS encoding GH116 family glycosyl hydrolase, with amino-acid sequence MGQGWETPYTVRYASNLDDGPWHGMPLGGFGAGCIGRSSRGDFNLWHLDGGEHIFQTIPGCQFSIFEQGGDHSQTYALCTESPSDGTLGAWNWYPQNQGTYGALYPRSWFEYQGVFQAQLTCEQFSPIIPDNYQETSYPVAVFVWAAHNPTDQPITISIMLSWQNLVGWFSNATPASEIRIRDDGSPVYDYTPRLGQSQGNYNRFHQSETQASCLLQRQRDPHTVIKEGEGEWAISVPVRDDLEIFYHTRWNPVGDGADLWDSFSRDGSLSNLSNNQPATDSEQIGAALAVRFTLTPGESKEIPFVLSWDLPVTEFAPDVNYFRRYTDFFDRSGTNAETIAQIALENYQKWSEQIGAWQQPFLEHSDWPDEFKMALINELYDLTSGGSLWTAATDADPVGQYAVLECLDYRWYESLDVRLYGSFALLYLWPELEKGVMRAFARAIPTEDPKLRIIGYYYQGNPETAHKAPRKIANATPHDLGAPNEHPWQASNYTSYQDCNLWKDLASDFVLLVYRDYLLTGATDLEFLTDCWPSVVSSLDYLKTFDTDGDGLPENSGAPDQTYDDWQLKGVSAYCGGLWIAALEAALAIAKRLEAQGINTKLEQEKWQAWLNQSRPTYQDKLWNGQFYRLDSGSNSQVVMADQLCGQYYARLLNLPDVVPIECAESALKVVYDVCFVKFHDGKFGAANGLLPDGSPEKPNATHPLEVWIGINYGLAAFLYQMGMKDGAWKLTQTVIQQIYDNGLQFRTPEAITAVGTFRACMYLRPMAIWAMYGQLTQGEDSR; translated from the coding sequence ATGGGTCAGGGTTGGGAAACGCCTTACACCGTCCGCTATGCCAGTAACTTAGACGATGGCCCTTGGCACGGCATGCCCCTCGGTGGATTTGGCGCGGGCTGTATTGGGCGATCCTCACGGGGAGATTTTAACCTCTGGCATCTGGATGGCGGTGAACATATTTTCCAAACCATTCCCGGCTGTCAATTTTCCATCTTTGAACAAGGGGGCGATCACTCCCAGACCTATGCCTTGTGTACTGAATCGCCGTCAGATGGCACCCTCGGGGCCTGGAATTGGTATCCCCAAAATCAAGGCACCTATGGCGCGCTCTATCCCCGCAGTTGGTTTGAATACCAGGGAGTGTTCCAGGCCCAGTTAACCTGTGAGCAATTTTCGCCGATTATTCCCGATAACTATCAAGAAACCAGTTATCCCGTTGCCGTGTTTGTTTGGGCCGCCCATAACCCCACGGATCAGCCGATTACGATCAGTATTATGCTCAGTTGGCAAAATCTGGTCGGTTGGTTTAGTAATGCCACCCCTGCCTCAGAAATTCGGATTCGGGATGATGGCAGTCCGGTTTATGATTACACGCCACGCTTGGGGCAAAGTCAGGGGAATTACAACCGTTTTCATCAATCCGAAACCCAGGCCAGTTGTTTACTCCAACGCCAACGGGATCCGCATACGGTCATTAAAGAAGGCGAGGGCGAATGGGCTATTTCAGTGCCAGTGAGAGATGATCTCGAAATTTTCTATCATACCCGTTGGAACCCAGTTGGCGATGGGGCTGATCTGTGGGATTCGTTTAGTCGGGATGGTTCACTGAGTAATCTTTCAAACAATCAACCTGCTACAGATTCTGAACAAATTGGCGCGGCCTTGGCGGTGCGGTTTACCTTGACTCCGGGTGAATCCAAAGAAATTCCCTTTGTCTTGTCCTGGGATTTACCTGTGACCGAGTTTGCCCCGGATGTTAATTACTTTCGCCGCTATACGGATTTCTTTGATCGCTCAGGAACTAATGCTGAAACGATTGCCCAAATTGCTTTAGAAAACTATCAGAAATGGAGCGAACAGATCGGGGCCTGGCAGCAACCCTTTCTTGAGCATTCTGATTGGCCGGATGAGTTCAAAATGGCGTTGATTAATGAACTCTATGACCTGACCAGTGGCGGGAGTTTATGGACAGCGGCAACGGATGCGGATCCTGTGGGGCAATATGCGGTTTTGGAATGTTTAGATTATCGCTGGTATGAAAGTTTAGATGTTCGACTCTATGGTTCCTTTGCTTTACTTTACTTGTGGCCAGAATTGGAAAAAGGGGTGATGCGGGCCTTTGCCAGAGCGATTCCGACCGAAGACCCCAAGCTGCGAATTATTGGCTACTACTATCAAGGCAATCCAGAAACGGCCCATAAAGCCCCCCGCAAAATTGCCAATGCTACCCCCCACGATCTCGGCGCACCCAACGAACATCCTTGGCAGGCCAGTAATTACACCAGCTACCAAGACTGCAACCTTTGGAAAGATTTAGCGTCCGATTTTGTCCTCTTGGTTTATCGGGATTACTTATTAACTGGGGCAACTGATCTGGAATTTTTAACCGATTGCTGGCCCTCAGTTGTCAGTAGTTTGGATTACCTGAAAACTTTTGATACGGATGGTGATGGCTTACCGGAAAATAGTGGCGCACCGGATCAAACCTATGACGATTGGCAACTCAAAGGAGTCAGTGCCTATTGCGGGGGGCTGTGGATTGCGGCCTTAGAAGCAGCTTTAGCCATTGCCAAACGTTTAGAAGCACAGGGAATCAATACCAAACTAGAACAAGAAAAATGGCAGGCCTGGCTCAATCAATCCCGCCCCACCTATCAAGACAAACTTTGGAATGGTCAGTTTTATCGCCTCGATAGTGGCAGTAATTCCCAAGTGGTGATGGCGGATCAACTCTGCGGGCAATACTATGCTAGGTTGTTGAATTTACCGGATGTTGTCCCGATTGAATGTGCCGAATCAGCCTTAAAAGTCGTTTATGATGTTTGCTTTGTAAAATTCCACGATGGCAAGTTCGGTGCGGCGAATGGCCTGTTACCCGATGGCTCACCAGAAAAACCAAATGCCACGCATCCCCTAGAAGTTTGGATTGGGATTAACTATGGCCTGGCTGCATTTTTATATCAAATGGGGATGAAAGATGGGGCCTGGAAGTTGACGCAAACGGTAATTCAACAAATTTATGACAATGGCCTGCAATTTCGGACTCCAGAGGCAATTACGGCTGTAGGAACGTTCCGGGCCTGTATG
- a CDS encoding Hsp20/alpha crystallin family protein: MALVRWQPFREIDEMQRELNRIFDSLSSSQTDGVGLAFSPKAELTETPEAYELRLELPGIKSEDLDIQATASAISISGERKSETKVEEGGMTRTEFHYGKFQRVIPLPGRVDHQNVAADYKDGILRLTLPKAEEEKNKVIRVSLPQSQ; this comes from the coding sequence ATGGCTCTTGTTCGTTGGCAACCCTTTCGAGAAATTGATGAAATGCAACGAGAATTAAATCGCATCTTTGATAGTTTGTCGTCTAGTCAAACCGATGGTGTTGGCCTGGCATTTTCCCCCAAAGCCGAACTCACAGAAACTCCCGAAGCCTATGAGTTGCGCTTAGAATTACCCGGCATTAAATCGGAAGATTTGGATATCCAAGCCACTGCTAGTGCTATTTCGATCTCTGGTGAACGGAAATCTGAAACCAAAGTCGAAGAAGGCGGCATGACTCGGACTGAGTTCCACTATGGCAAATTCCAACGGGTGATTCCGCTCCCCGGCCGGGTGGATCATCAAAATGTGGCGGCTGACTATAAAGATGGCATTCTCCGTCTGACGCTGCCCAAAGCAGAAGAAGAAAAAAATAAAGTGATTCGAGTTAGCTTGCCTCAATCTCAATAA
- a CDS encoding CBS domain-containing protein, whose protein sequence is MDIALCHVTADFDTLGAAAGLAYLHPGTRIVLTGGAHPRVKDFLALYRDELPIIAARAVEPGRIQKLWIVDTQARQLLGTATPWLEQPHVEIVVYDHHLAQKSDLPPHQAIIEPVGATSTLISEILQGEGIALTPAVATVLALGIHADTGSLTFEATTPRDAAALAWLLQQGANQLTIQEFAAAGLERDLQPLLHAGLEQLQQETIQGYVVSWVLLETRQYLPGLSSLVSALTSTSESDVCLLGHAYRWQEAGCHLAIIGRSQIPGLDLAELFQPLGGGGHAQAAAVTVKTPDPQTVLKTLWLQIKAAIPAAPTAQILMSAPVRTIRPDSPIDQAHRVLLRYGHSGLSVVTDSGDLVGVISRRDLDIALHHGFGHAPVKGYMKKPVRTIAPQTPLNEIQHLMVTYDIGRLPVVDSQRGLVGIVTRTDVLRQLYQLHRPKQPVDQPPHYLPADWLTGFPPGLGEILVTAATLAQNHGWQLYLVGGAVRDYFLRLQDPGYRPPVREFDLVVDGMDQMQQTGAGVVLAQALQVHYPETELQVYGQFQTAALHWPQGCQHSRFAVDIATARSEFYPYPAAHPEVTASSIRQDLYRRDFTINALAIRLTSPQAGELLDFFGGWQDLQTKQIRVLHPNSFIEDPTRIFRAVRFAVRLGFQLEPGSQDLIQYALTSGVFDVVPQRDQKRPSLQSRLRNELRYIFQLHMGATDSFPGEKALGQLVQLNALQCLHPQIVIPPDLWSRLSWAWSWLEAYGSPSEQQGAWEILLTVLLAALCPTSPLPELDNLPLLMAEQLHLSGPAQARLAALPHHLALLSELTQASPRASQLCQAWDPLHLGDLILIGSELPTARGLIAQYLTQWRNFRPPLTGHDLQNLGYPRGPRFAEILNALRIAGLDGVVTSKEKALAWVERNFPLT, encoded by the coding sequence GTGGATATTGCTCTGTGTCACGTCACCGCAGATTTTGACACCCTCGGGGCCGCGGCCGGCTTAGCCTATCTTCATCCAGGTACACGGATTGTCTTAACGGGTGGGGCCCATCCCCGAGTTAAAGATTTTCTGGCACTGTATCGGGACGAGTTGCCCATCATTGCCGCCCGCGCAGTTGAGCCAGGCCGGATTCAAAAACTTTGGATTGTGGATACCCAGGCCCGGCAACTCCTCGGAACCGCCACACCCTGGCTAGAGCAACCCCACGTAGAAATTGTTGTTTACGATCATCACCTTGCCCAGAAGAGCGATTTACCTCCACATCAGGCCATCATCGAACCTGTGGGGGCCACCAGTACCCTGATTAGTGAAATTCTTCAGGGCGAGGGGATAGCCTTAACACCCGCAGTTGCAACGGTGCTAGCCCTGGGAATCCATGCCGATACGGGTTCTTTAACCTTTGAAGCGACTACGCCGCGAGATGCAGCCGCCTTGGCCTGGCTATTGCAACAGGGGGCCAACCAACTCACCATCCAAGAATTTGCCGCGGCTGGCCTGGAACGGGACTTACAACCCCTCCTCCATGCGGGCTTAGAACAACTCCAGCAAGAAACGATCCAAGGCTATGTGGTCAGTTGGGTTCTGCTGGAAACAAGACAGTATTTACCCGGCCTCTCCTCCTTAGTTTCCGCTTTGACCAGTACCAGCGAAAGTGATGTCTGCTTGTTAGGCCATGCCTATCGTTGGCAAGAAGCGGGCTGTCATTTGGCGATCATTGGTCGGAGTCAAATTCCCGGCCTAGACCTGGCTGAACTGTTCCAACCCCTCGGTGGTGGTGGCCATGCCCAGGCCGCAGCCGTAACCGTCAAAACCCCTGATCCCCAAACCGTTCTCAAAACCCTCTGGTTGCAAATCAAAGCTGCCATTCCCGCTGCCCCCACCGCCCAAATTTTGATGTCGGCCCCGGTTCGCACGATTCGCCCAGACAGTCCCATTGACCAGGCCCACCGAGTCTTATTACGCTATGGCCATTCCGGCTTGTCAGTTGTCACCGATAGCGGTGATTTAGTCGGGGTGATTTCCCGCCGAGACTTGGATATTGCCTTGCATCATGGGTTTGGTCACGCGCCGGTGAAAGGGTATATGAAAAAGCCCGTCCGCACCATTGCCCCCCAAACCCCCCTGAACGAGATTCAACACTTGATGGTGACCTATGACATTGGACGACTCCCTGTAGTAGATTCACAGCGGGGCCTGGTGGGGATTGTCACCCGGACTGATGTTCTCCGCCAACTCTATCAACTCCATCGCCCTAAGCAGCCTGTGGATCAACCACCCCATTACCTACCCGCCGACTGGTTAACTGGGTTCCCACCGGGCCTGGGAGAGATTTTAGTCACCGCCGCGACCCTAGCCCAAAATCACGGCTGGCAGTTATATCTAGTCGGTGGGGCTGTCCGGGATTACTTTTTGCGACTTCAGGATCCTGGTTACAGGCCCCCAGTGCGGGAATTTGACCTGGTGGTGGATGGGATGGATCAGATGCAACAAACTGGGGCCGGAGTCGTCCTAGCCCAGGCCTTGCAAGTCCATTATCCCGAAACGGAACTCCAAGTCTATGGGCAATTTCAAACGGCCGCCTTGCATTGGCCCCAGGGATGCCAACATTCGCGCTTTGCTGTTGATATTGCCACAGCCCGCAGTGAGTTTTACCCCTATCCCGCCGCGCACCCGGAAGTTACCGCCAGTTCGATCCGCCAAGATCTGTACCGCCGTGATTTTACGATTAACGCCCTCGCGATTCGCCTCACCTCCCCCCAGGCCGGGGAACTGCTGGACTTTTTTGGTGGTTGGCAGGATTTACAGACTAAGCAAATTCGTGTTTTGCATCCCAACAGTTTTATTGAAGATCCAACTCGGATTTTTCGGGCCGTCCGCTTTGCCGTCCGCTTAGGGTTTCAATTGGAGCCAGGCAGTCAAGACCTGATTCAATATGCCCTCACCAGTGGGGTGTTTGATGTTGTGCCACAGCGAGACCAAAAACGTCCCTCCCTCCAAAGCCGCCTCCGCAATGAACTGCGCTATATTTTCCAACTGCACATGGGGGCGACCGACTCCTTTCCTGGGGAAAAGGCCCTAGGACAATTAGTGCAACTGAATGCCCTCCAATGTCTCCATCCCCAAATTGTTATTCCCCCTGATTTATGGAGCCGGTTATCCTGGGCCTGGTCTTGGCTGGAGGCTTACGGATCCCCAAGTGAGCAACAGGGGGCCTGGGAAATCTTACTCACGGTATTACTGGCGGCGCTCTGCCCAACCTCACCGCTCCCAGAACTGGACAACCTCCCCCTGCTGATGGCCGAACAACTGCATCTCTCTGGCCCCGCCCAGGCCCGTTTAGCTGCCCTGCCGCATCACCTTGCCCTCTTATCGGAACTAACCCAAGCATCCCCCCGCGCCAGTCAACTCTGCCAGGCCTGGGATCCTTTGCACCTTGGAGATCTCATCCTCATTGGTAGTGAACTCCCCACAGCCCGAGGGTTAATTGCCCAATATCTGACCCAGTGGCGAAACTTTCGACCCCCGCTGACTGGCCATGATCTCCAAAACCTGGGTTATCCCCGCGGCCCCCGCTTTGCGGAAATTCTCAACGCCCTGCGAATTGCTGGTTTAGACGGAGTTGTCACTTCCAAAGAAAAAGCATTGGCCTGGGTGGAGAGGAACTTTCCCTTAACTTAA
- the ftsH2 gene encoding ATP-dependent zinc metalloprotease FtsH2 — MKFPWKTALLWLLPALIIGFFIWQGAFNVIPSQQQPPVNTASTRMSYGRFLDYLDNQRISKVDLFDGGRTAIVEVSDPEITGGRPLRVRVDMPGASPQFITKLRDQHIDLDVHPARNDGAVWGLLGNLIFPVLLITGLFFLFRRSNNMPGGPGQAMSFGKSRARFQMEAKTGVMFDDVAGVDEAKEELEEVVTFLKKPEKFTAVGAKIPKGVLLVGPPGTGKTMLAKAIAGEAGVPFFSISGSEFVEMFVGVGASRVRDLFKKAKENAPCLIFIDEIDAVGRQRGAGIGGGNDEREQTLNQLLTEMDGFEGNTGIIIIAATNRPDVLDSALLRPGRFDRQVTVDAPDIKGRLSILNVHARNKKLAEQVSLEAIARRTPGFTGADLANLLNEAAILTARRRKSAITMLEIDDAVDRVVAGMEGTPLVDGKSKRLIAYHEVGHAIVGTLLKDHDPVQKVTLVPRGQARGLTWFMPSEDSGLISRSQLTSRMAGALGGRAAEYVVFGDSEVTTGAGGDLQQVTGMARQMVTRFGMSDLGPLSLETQNGEVFLGRDLVSRSEYSEEIAARIDAQVRELIQHSYELAVKIVRENRDVIDRLVDLLIDKETIDGEEFRQIVAEYTVVPDKERFVPQI, encoded by the coding sequence ATGAAATTTCCGTGGAAAACAGCACTGTTATGGCTTTTACCGGCCCTTATTATTGGATTCTTTATTTGGCAGGGGGCCTTTAATGTCATTCCCAGCCAGCAGCAACCCCCGGTAAACACCGCCAGTACCCGCATGAGCTATGGCCGCTTCCTGGATTATTTGGATAATCAGCGGATCAGTAAAGTGGACTTATTCGATGGCGGACGCACAGCGATTGTGGAAGTGTCTGATCCAGAAATCACGGGTGGGCGGCCGTTACGCGTCAGAGTTGATATGCCCGGTGCCAGTCCCCAGTTCATTACTAAGTTACGCGACCAGCACATTGACTTAGATGTTCACCCAGCCCGGAATGACGGTGCGGTTTGGGGGCTGTTGGGTAATCTCATTTTTCCAGTCTTGTTGATTACAGGCCTTTTCTTCTTATTCCGGCGGTCTAATAATATGCCCGGTGGCCCAGGCCAGGCCATGAGTTTTGGTAAATCTCGGGCTCGCTTTCAAATGGAAGCTAAAACTGGCGTGATGTTTGATGATGTCGCGGGTGTCGATGAAGCTAAAGAAGAACTCGAAGAAGTTGTTACCTTCCTGAAAAAGCCGGAAAAATTCACCGCCGTGGGAGCCAAAATTCCCAAAGGGGTCTTACTCGTTGGGCCGCCAGGAACCGGAAAAACCATGCTCGCTAAAGCCATTGCCGGGGAAGCGGGCGTGCCATTTTTCTCGATTTCGGGTTCAGAATTTGTCGAGATGTTTGTTGGGGTCGGGGCTTCCCGTGTCCGTGACCTGTTCAAAAAAGCCAAGGAAAATGCCCCCTGTTTGATCTTCATTGATGAAATTGATGCGGTCGGTCGGCAACGGGGTGCGGGTATTGGCGGGGGTAACGATGAACGGGAACAAACCCTGAACCAACTCCTGACCGAAATGGATGGCTTTGAAGGGAACACTGGGATTATCATCATCGCCGCCACAAACCGCCCCGATGTTTTGGATTCCGCGCTTTTACGTCCCGGCCGGTTTGATCGCCAAGTCACCGTAGATGCCCCCGATATCAAAGGCCGGCTCTCGATTCTCAATGTCCATGCCCGGAACAAAAAACTGGCTGAACAAGTTTCCCTAGAGGCCATTGCCCGCCGGACACCCGGATTCACTGGGGCTGATTTGGCTAACCTCCTGAATGAAGCGGCAATCTTGACGGCCCGGCGGCGGAAATCGGCGATCACGATGCTAGAAATTGATGATGCTGTGGATCGGGTCGTAGCCGGGATGGAAGGCACGCCGTTAGTGGATGGGAAAAGCAAGCGCCTGATTGCCTATCACGAAGTTGGCCATGCCATTGTCGGTACTCTCCTGAAAGATCATGACCCGGTGCAAAAAGTGACCCTCGTTCCCCGTGGCCAGGCCCGTGGTTTAACCTGGTTCATGCCCTCGGAAGACTCCGGTTTAATTTCTCGCTCTCAGTTAACCTCGCGCATGGCGGGTGCTTTAGGCGGTCGGGCGGCGGAATATGTCGTCTTTGGGGATTCGGAAGTGACCACGGGGGCCGGCGGTGACTTGCAGCAAGTAACCGGGATGGCGCGGCAAATGGTAACTCGCTTTGGCATGTCCGATTTAGGCCCCCTGTCTTTGGAAACCCAAAATGGCGAAGTCTTCCTCGGGCGGGATTTGGTCTCTCGCTCCGAGTATTCCGAAGAAATTGCCGCTCGGATTGATGCCCAAGTTCGGGAGCTAATTCAACACAGCTATGAACTGGCCGTCAAAATTGTCCGGGAAAATCGGGATGTAATTGACCGCCTAGTAGATTTGTTAATTGACAAGGAAACCATTGATGGGGAAGAGTTCCGGCAAATCGTGGCCGAATATACGGTCGTTCCCGATAAGGAGCGCTTTGTGCCCCAGATTTAA
- a CDS encoding HEAT repeat domain-containing protein, translating into MNAPLVEISEKLDSQNSRDRMLALAALRDVPAVDAVPLIKKVLQDEVLQIRSMAVFALGIKQTPECYGILVNLLENESDYGIRADAAGALGYLEDGRAFEPLARAFYEDTDWLVRFSAAVSLGNLRDPRGYEVLLEALKSDDILLLQGAIAALGEIGNPAAVPHILKFVQAEDWLLRQRVAESLGFLGDMKAESALKYLAKDDHPQVKAAAEISLERLSQAKTPSSPVDSGH; encoded by the coding sequence ATGAATGCCCCCTTGGTTGAAATCTCTGAAAAACTCGACAGCCAAAATTCCCGTGATCGGATGCTTGCCCTGGCGGCGTTGCGGGATGTTCCGGCGGTGGATGCGGTGCCACTGATTAAAAAAGTCTTGCAGGATGAGGTGTTACAGATTCGCTCAATGGCGGTGTTTGCCTTGGGGATTAAACAAACTCCAGAGTGTTATGGCATTCTGGTTAATTTACTGGAAAATGAGTCCGATTATGGGATTCGGGCCGATGCAGCCGGGGCATTGGGGTATTTAGAAGATGGACGGGCCTTTGAACCCCTGGCCCGCGCCTTTTATGAGGATACGGATTGGCTAGTGCGGTTCAGTGCAGCAGTATCCTTGGGGAATTTACGGGATCCTCGCGGCTATGAAGTTTTGCTTGAAGCTCTCAAATCCGATGACATTCTCCTGCTACAAGGGGCGATTGCTGCTTTAGGGGAAATTGGGAATCCTGCGGCTGTGCCTCATATCTTGAAGTTTGTCCAGGCCGAGGATTGGCTCTTACGGCAACGGGTGGCAGAAAGTTTAGGGTTTCTGGGGGATATGAAAGCCGAGTCTGCGCTGAAATACTTAGCTAAGGATGATCACCCTCAAGTCAAAGCTGCGGCTGAAATTTCCCTCGAGAGATTAAGCCAGGCCAAGACACCCTCTTCACCTGTAGATTCCGGTCACTGA
- a CDS encoding cobalamin-binding protein, giving the protein MLSKNLRVISLIPSATEIVAALGGELFLVGRSHECDYPETVKQLPICTAPNFNPQGNSQAIHERVTALLEKALSIYRVDLEQLQQLNPTHIITQAQCEVCAVSLSEVQAAVNQLTETAPEIISLQPRTLADVYQDIQTVAQALHLDPKPVLDDIETRLTIVNLESRTPDLFQTQTDTNPLKVACIEWTAPLMAAGNWVPELVALAGGENLFGQVGEHSPWLDFAELTKGQPDVIIFMPCGFNLCQTQVAVQELLSQPAWVNFLAREHPKLYAVDGNQYFNRPGPRLVDSAEIIGEILQAARSPEGELGQCKFGSQGAWAAIPIQSDPVTQAVVEA; this is encoded by the coding sequence TTGCTAAGTAAAAACCTGCGGGTTATTTCCCTCATTCCCAGTGCAACTGAAATTGTGGCGGCGTTGGGCGGTGAACTCTTTTTGGTAGGGCGTTCCCATGAGTGCGACTATCCAGAAACCGTTAAACAGTTGCCCATTTGTACGGCTCCCAACTTTAATCCTCAAGGGAATAGCCAGGCCATTCATGAACGGGTGACAGCACTCTTGGAAAAAGCTCTCAGTATTTATCGAGTTGATTTAGAGCAACTGCAACAGTTAAACCCGACCCATATTATTACCCAGGCCCAGTGTGAGGTCTGTGCCGTTAGCCTCAGTGAAGTCCAGGCCGCGGTGAATCAATTAACCGAAACAGCCCCAGAAATTATTTCTCTCCAACCCCGAACATTGGCCGATGTCTATCAGGATATTCAAACCGTAGCCCAGGCCTTGCATCTTGATCCCAAGCCCGTTCTTGATGACATCGAAACTCGCCTAACCATTGTCAATCTAGAATCTCGAACGCCTGATTTATTCCAAACTCAAACGGATACAAATCCCCTCAAGGTGGCCTGCATTGAATGGACAGCACCGTTAATGGCCGCTGGCAACTGGGTTCCAGAATTAGTGGCATTAGCCGGGGGAGAAAACCTTTTTGGCCAGGTGGGTGAACATTCCCCTTGGCTTGATTTTGCGGAATTGACCAAGGGCCAACCCGATGTAATTATTTTTATGCCCTGTGGATTTAATTTATGCCAAACCCAAGTAGCGGTGCAGGAGTTATTGAGTCAACCGGCCTGGGTAAATTTTCTAGCAAGAGAACATCCTAAACTCTATGCCGTGGATGGCAATCAATATTTCAATCGCCCTGGGCCCAGACTGGTGGATTCGGCAGAAATTATCGGGGAAATTTTACAAGCGGCCCGGAGTCCAGAGGGAGAATTGGGTCAGTGCAAATTTGGTTCCCAAGGGGCCTGGGCTGCGATCCCGATCCAGAGCGATCCAGTAACTCAGGCTGTTGTCGAAGCGTAG
- a CDS encoding linear amide C-N hydrolase, with protein MIINTQFLGNILLIVMLAVTLEATLGSSAAQACTRILWNNNKFAVVVGRTMDWPESTEPILTVFPRGIKRNGGLLGQTRVVTENPAQWTAKYGSLVTTVYGMGTADGLNEQGLGMHMLYLTATDFGPRDVRKPGVQAGLWGQYLLDNAATVKEAIALMAQIQPVMVAIDQMKATVHLAIEDASGDSAILEYINGNLVIHHGPEYRVMTNDPPYDQQLAFLKTWDFTNATRQTPLPGNVDPQDRFVRATYYQMMLPEPKTQQEAIAGILAIARNVSVPFGAPNNIPGSLYNTEYRTAIDLTNRRYFFELSHSPNVIWVDLDKLDLRDEAPVLILDPDNLELSGNVTTKFQQADKIPF; from the coding sequence ATGATCATAAATACTCAATTCCTGGGAAATATCCTATTGATTGTGATGTTGGCTGTAACTCTAGAGGCTACGCTTGGGTCTTCAGCCGCCCAGGCCTGTACACGCATTTTGTGGAATAACAATAAATTCGCTGTGGTGGTGGGGCGGACGATGGACTGGCCAGAATCTACGGAACCCATCCTGACGGTCTTTCCCCGCGGTATTAAACGCAATGGCGGCCTCCTGGGACAAACCCGAGTTGTGACGGAAAACCCAGCCCAATGGACAGCTAAATATGGCAGCCTTGTCACCACCGTCTATGGGATGGGCACGGCCGATGGTTTGAATGAACAGGGCCTGGGGATGCATATGCTCTATCTCACTGCCACTGACTTTGGGCCTCGAGATGTGAGGAAACCTGGGGTGCAAGCGGGCCTGTGGGGACAGTACTTATTAGATAATGCCGCCACGGTTAAGGAAGCTATAGCCCTGATGGCGCAGATTCAGCCGGTCATGGTTGCCATTGATCAGATGAAGGCAACGGTTCACTTGGCCATTGAGGATGCCAGCGGGGATTCAGCAATTTTGGAATATATCAACGGCAACCTAGTGATCCACCACGGCCCAGAATATCGGGTCATGACCAATGATCCCCCCTATGACCAGCAGTTAGCATTTCTGAAAACCTGGGACTTTACCAATGCAACTCGGCAAACACCCCTCCCTGGCAATGTGGATCCCCAAGATCGCTTTGTCCGGGCCACCTATTACCAAATGATGCTGCCAGAGCCGAAAACCCAACAGGAAGCCATTGCTGGGATCTTAGCCATTGCCCGAAATGTTTCCGTTCCCTTTGGGGCCCCGAATAATATCCCTGGCTCTCTTTACAACACGGAATATCGCACCGCCATTGACCTGACTAATCGGCGTTACTTTTTTGAGTTGAGTCATAGCCCAAATGTGATTTGGGTTGATCTCGATAAGCTCGATTTAAGAGATGAGGCCCCGGTCTTAATTCTTGACCCGGATAATCTGGAGCTATCGGGAAATGTGACGACAAAGTTTCAACAGGCGGATAAAATTCCCTTCTGA